The following are from one region of the Nicotiana tomentosiformis chromosome 7, ASM39032v3, whole genome shotgun sequence genome:
- the LOC138895789 gene encoding uncharacterized protein, whose protein sequence is MPFPEEWNLKRLGKDVVLRPLSNEEDVSTFVPKLLKENKKKRASLSEYPKPKKRTARKPNKNVIPLTVESVLRLRDEEEEEEEEEEEENNESTLAVRTNRATDASMPAGSMMPYGAPSRTENIPESGFGRVPEQSDVEDTSHRNQPVGVTIREPFEPLRAEGNAPSDSLEAAAIEDSPFFPAFSAGVFWEAQALGALNLDRPHDEEDPFRDLFTIVEDVAGVSEELATAVHREQCSRSQNELHRYAADLKCAIDERNSLKLSLGQREEEIKDLRVELSKAYRDQNDLSEQVMMLLKTYGFDTGTVSNISVSQLQQKIEMIWRLREEVDMIRMESLRWKEGMDRFAAEKETARAQLSSCETQLQKVKEKNLVQAKKIEELEAQLVSVLAKAESDAEKAKNYADALVAVYRADAEAAQVQAREAAESDDGRVHWVAELAKYQSRRETLKEIHARGFDLTEEIKRAKELEADAEALVFDDDDDDDGSKSGSENGGGI, encoded by the exons aaaccgaagaagaggacggctcgtaaaccaaacaagaatgtcattcctttgaccgtagaatccgttttgcgcctaagggatgaagaagaagaagaagaagaagaagaagaagaagaaaataatgagTCCACGTTGGCAGTCCGGACGAACAGAGCCACCGATGCTTCAATGCCGGCTGGGTCGATGATGCCCTATGGGGCTCCGTCTCGAACTGAAAATATACCGGAGAGTGGTTTCGGCAGAGTCCCCGAACAATCGGATGTCGAAGACACCTCTCATCGGAATCAACCCGTAGGGGTTACAATCAGGGAGCCCTTCGAACCCCTCCGAGCCGAGGGGAATGCTCCGAGCGATTCACTTGAGGCAGCAGCGATCGAGGACTCGCCTTTctttcccgctttttccgcaggggtgttttgggaagctcaagctctgggggCCCTTAATCTAGataggcctcacgatgaagaggACCCGTTTCGTGACCTATTTACTATTgtcgaggacgttgccggtgTCAGTGAGGAATTG GCTACGGCagtccatcgagaacaatgttctcgttcccagaatgagctgcatcgatacgcggccGACCTGAAATGTGCTATCGATGAGAGaaactctctcaaactttccttaggacagagagaggaggaaataaaagatctCCGGGTCGAGCtgtccaaggcttatcgagaccagaatgatttgtctgagcaggtaatgatgcttttgaaaacctATGGGTTCGATACCGGAACGGTatctaacatttcggtctcacagctgcagcaaaaaatcgagatgatatGGAGGCtgcgtgaggaggtcgatatgataaggatggaatccttgcggtggaaagaaggtatggaccgctttgctgcagaaaaagagaccgctcgagcccagttatcgtcgtgtgaaacccaacttcagaaagtGAAGGAGAAAAACCTGGTTCAAGCAAAGAAAatcgaggagcttgaggctcAATTGGTCTCAGTACTCGCaaaggccgaatctgatgccgaaaaggcaaagaattatgcggatgcgctcgtggccgtctatcgggctgatgctgaagctgcccaagttcaGGCGAGAGAGGCAGCCGAATCCGACGATGGTCGGGtgcattgggttgccgaacttgctaagtatcAATCCAGGAGAGAAACCCtcaaggagattcatgctcgcggcttcgatctaacggaagagataaaaagggcaaaagaactcgAGGCTGATGCCGAAGCTCTGGttttcgatgatgatgatgacgacgatgGGAGCAAAAGTggatccgagaacgggggggGAATCTGA